CCCCTGACTTTCAGGAAATAGCTGTTTTACCCACGCGACTTCATTGACATTCTCTGATAAATGTGTATGCAAATAAACATCTGGAAACTCGGCTAAAAGCTTTCCTGCCAAATTTAATTGTTCAGGAGTTGATGTAATCGCAAATCGAGGCGTGACAGCATACAGCAAACGCTCTTTTTTATGCCACTTTTGAATCAGTCGCTTACTTTCTTGATAGGATGTTTCAGCAGTATCTGAAAGGTTGTTTGGTGCATTACGATCCATCATCACTTTACCAGCAATCATGCGGAGATTACGACGACTCGCTTCTTCAAAAAAAGCATCAACTGATTGCGGATGAACTGTGGCGAAAACAAGTGCTGTTGTTGTACCATTCTTTAGTAATTCATCAAGAAAAAATGCGGCAATCTTTTGCGCGTAAGCTTTATCGTTAAATTTTGCTTCAGTTGGAAATACATACTGATTCAACCATTCTAAAAGCTGCTCGCCATACGCAGCAATCATTTCTGTTTGAGGAAAATGGATATGTGTATCAATAAAACCTGGCATGATTAACATTCCAGGATAAGCAATTATTGGAACTTCTGCGTATTTATCTTGTAAGTTTTGGTATTGTCCTAATTCTTTAATTTTGCCATTTTCGACAACGAGTAAACCATCTGCAATGTAGCGAATACTTTCTGCTTCAGCAACATAAAACGGATCGTCAATAAAGTCGAGAAAAGCACAACGGAAAACTTTGAGCGATGTAGATAATTGCTTCTGTGCCAACATTCAGCAAAAATATTATGTTTTCATGAATAAACTCATTGTAGGCGATTGACTAATAATAACTTTTATCAAATCGACATTTGAGTTTTATCTAAATTACAAGAAACCACAATTTAATTATGTTGCCTGTAAACATTAAGCAACTTGCACATCTTGTAATCGCGAAGTCATAAATCGATCCATCCAACTTACTAAAAATGCCCGATTCGCTGCTTGCTCTTCAGAGACAGTTGTATCAAGTGGATGCGGCATCAAGCCTATAATGGCTGCGTTGGTAACACAAAACATCGACTTTTGGAAACTAACACAAATCTGTACTCGTAAATCGTCTTCTCCCCGACGACTGCGCTTTTGATAGAGTTCGTGTAAGTAATCTGGAACGAAATGACGCATATCTTGCATTAACAATGTAGGTGGAATCCCCGCACCACCAACAGGTAGAGGATCGGCATAGAGTGCGCCATAAGCAAATCGCGCTTGATCGGGAGGAATTTGATGTGCTTGGGCATTGTAGGAAACTGTGCCTTGAAATGGCGTACCGCGAAAGAATACTGCTTCAACGTAAGGTATTGCTGTATCAGCAAGAAATGTTAAGCCAACAGATTTGGGAACAATATCGTAGACTTTACCGCGAATTTTGACCGCATAAGTAATTGGTATTGCCGCAGCAGCGACTAAGCCTGCTTTAATATGCTCTACAACTTGAGGGATAGTTTTGATTTCTCCTTGATCGTAGAGATCTGACAAAGCAAGGAACATATCGCTCATGACGCGCCAAAATTGACCTAGCGCACTGTAATAAGATAAGACGCGGACTTGTTCGGTCAGAAATTCAGGAAATAGTTGATTCAGTCCCAACATTAATGGGTTATTTTTGAATTTAGCTTGAATTGCTGCTGCTGCTCGCGTTCTAAATTCATCTGAATCTAAATAACTATCTAAGCCACCACCACCATGCCAAAGCATAGCTTTCATGCAGTATTCAGCATATTCAAAGTTGATGCGATCGTGCCACCAGTGTCGTAGGAGTTTTTGTAAGGAAATATCCCCGTTAAAGTATTTGAAGAAGGGAAACAAAACAAGAAATTGATTTTCAGAAATGTAGATTAGATTTTTAGAGTAAGCGTCCAGGACAATGCCATAGCTTTTGAGGATACCGACAACATCAAGAACATTCTCTGAAGAATCAGGAAGCAGTGTTTTTCCGGTTTCGATGCGAGTGATATATGCAGCTAAGGGATGGTTGATGGGCTTATTGGTGATGCTGACCATCTCTAGTTCTCCTAATACCTTTTTACTTTCATAGTTGATACAAAGTAGAGGGTAGGCGGGTAGTTGGGTAGTAAAGAACAATAATAATCAAATCTCTCCCACACTCCTACTCTCCCACACTCCCACTAGTCACTAGCCACTCTTGATTGCTTACTAACTGTGTTCGCTGGGCAATGACTGGAATTGCACTCATAGCTGTCGTTGCGGGTTCACTCCAACGGATTAACCAAGTTGGCTGCAATCCGAAAACGACAATTAAAACTGCTAAGACAACAGCAGGGGCGCGATCGCGAAAATATACGCGGGGTAAATCGATAACTTGTGGTGAAAGGCGACCAAAAAACACGCGGTTAATGAGTAGTAAAAAGTAAACCGCAGTTAAGCCAGTTCCAACCATTGATAACAAAGTTTCTGTAGGAAATACGGAAAAACTACCCCGAAATACGAGAAATTCAGATATGAATCCTACCATGCCAGGAATACCTGCGCTCGCCATCACACCTAACACCATTAAACTTCCAATCAGAGGTAAACCGCGTTCAGGGTTGAGTAAACCACACAAAGTTTCAATATCGCGACTGCCAGTTTTTTTGTAGACAACGCCCACTAAAAGAAACAGTAATGCAGAAATTAAGCCGTGGCTGACCATTTGCAAAACACTTGCCAAGATACTCAGTGGAGTTGCAGCGGCGGCGGCTAAGAGAATGTAGCCCATATGTCCAATTGAACTGTAGGCAACCATTTTCTTCATGTCAGTTTGAGCGATCGCACACGAAGCACCATACAATACACTCACAACTGCCCAAATCGCTAAAGCTGGTGCTAATACTTCCCATGCTTGCGGCAATAAGCCTAAACCAAAGCGCAGTAAGCCATATGTCCCTAACTTTAGAAGCACACCTGCCAGTAAAACAGATATTGGTGTAGAAGCTTCAACGTGAGCATCTGGTAGCCAGGTATGCAAGGGCACTAACGGAATCTTAATTCCGAAAGCGAGTAAAATTCCCCCTAGGAGAATAACCTGCGTTGCTAATGGTAATGCATTAGTGTCTAAAGTAGCTAACGCAAAACTGGAAGCACCACTTAACCAAACCAAGCCCAAGAAACTAGCTAAAAGTAATATTCCAGAAGTTGCGGTATAAATTAAAAACTTCGTTGCAGCATAACCGCGCCGTTGTCCTCCCCAAATGGCAATCAACAAGTACAGCGGAATAAGTTCTATTTCATAAAAGAGGAAAAACAAAAGCAAATCTTGTGCCAAAAATGCTCCGCTAACTGCTGCACTTAAAATTAGGACGAGTGAGTAGTAAAAGCGCGAACGGTGGACATCTTCATCGCTGCTGTAGATTGCAATACAGGTAAGTAGACCATTTAATACCAGTAGTGGTAACGATAAACCATCAACTCCCAAGTGATAGTTTAAGCCAATGACAGTAATCCAAGGTATAAATTCGGAAAATTGTTGGCTGATGTTGGTAGGATTAAACTGAGATGCCAGGACAACTGTCAGTAAGAATGGAATACTAGCGAAGATTAAAGCGATGTTACGAGAACTATTAGGTGCGATCGCTTTAGGGAAAAATCCGACAATTGCTGCACCAATCAGCGGCACTAAAATCAAAGCACTTAGCATTGATAAACGAGATCCTTAAACATAAATGGTTGTTAGTGGCTGGTGTTCATAGTGTCTAACAACTAGTCACTAGTGTTTGTTTAGCCCCTAATTGTCTCCCAAAATAGTTGCCAGTGATCGAGTAGACCAAAAGACCAGCTAATCAAAAAACCCAAAAGACTCACTCCAAAGACAATTGTGAGCAGATTAAGCTGTGATTGCCCAAAACTACTGTATTTCAAACCTTGTCCGCTAATAATTGTCGCGATACCAACCAAATTGACGAAACCATCAACTAAGTAGCGATCAACCCACGAACTCAGTCGCGACATAAAGTCAACAGCACCCACAACAGTTAAGCGATATAAACGATCAACATAAAAGTCGTAGCCTAATAAGTCTTGGATGAATCTCCACGGTAGCTGAATCGATCTCGACCATGCTTTGTGAAGGTAAATTGTTGAGCCAACGATTAATCCTAAGACACTCGATAGAACAAGAACTAACACTGCATACCAATTCACGTTTTCCCAACTAGGCAGTAGTTGCCACTGTTGCAACAAAAGCGGTACTAATAGTGTTGACACCGTTAAACTCACCATTGGTACTGCCATTTGCCACCCAACTTCTGGTGCACGACGCGTTTTTGGTTGTGGTTCGCCCCAAAACACTAATCGGAACACGCGGGTAAGGTTCAAGGTTGTTAACCCATTTGTTAAAAATAGAATTCCGACTACCCAAGGATTGCTGTTCCAAAAACCATCAGCCCACTGCAGTTTTGCCCAAAAACTCCCTAAAGGTAGTAGCGTAACCATTCCTGCGGCTCCTACAATGTAAGCTGTTGTTGTAGCGGGCATCCGCGACCACAAACCGCCCATTTCGGTTAAATCTTGAGTTTGTGTTGTCAAAATGACTGAGCCTGCACTCATAAACAATAATGCTTTAGCGATCGCATGGGTAAATAATAGTACCAGTGCTACTCCGCCTTGCTCCATACCTACTGCGATGAAAACTAACCCCATGTACGCGCTAGTGGAATGCGATAATGCTCTTTTGATATCGATTTGTGCTAGCGAAACTAGCGATGCACCAACCGCAGTAACTGTGCCTAGAATCACTAAAGTATCGAGTGCAACTGGTGACAATACCAAAATGGGTTGTAATTTAAACAATACGTAAGCGCCACCTGCTACAACCATTGAGTTCCGCAATACCGAAGCAGGGTTAGGACCTTCCATTGCTTCGTCCAACCACAGATGCAGTGGAAACTGCGCGCATTTACCTGCAGGTCCTGCAATTAATGCTAAACCTAACAATGTCGCAGTTAATGGAGATAGTTCGGCAGTTTGTGCCCACTGGTTTAATTCAGAAAAGTTCAAGCTACCTGCCATGACGGAGAGCGTCACCACTCCCATCAATAAGAGAATATCTCCAACACGTTTAGTTAAGAACGCATCGCGCGCTGCGGTAACAACAAGAGGCTGTGCATACCAAAATCCTACTAACAAATAAGTTGAAAGTGTGAGCAATTCCAACAATACATAACTGAGAAATAAGGAATCACTCAATGCCAAACCACTCAATGCCGCTTCAAAAAAACCAATCAGCGCGAAAAATCGGGCTAAAGCCCAATCTTTTTCCATGTATCCCAAAGCATACACTTGAGCTAAAAGGCTCAAACCCGCGATTAAAACGGCTGCTCCCATAGTTACGGGAGACAGTTCTACTGCGATCGATAAATCTAAATCTGCAGCTTTAAGCCAGGTAAATAGCAAAATCTGTGGTTCTTGATTCCAGATGTCTTTCCAAACAAATAAACTATGTAGAAAAGCAACCCCTGTCATCAACAAATTTAAGTAAGCCGCAGGTCGAGGACCTGTTCGCCGCACTATTCCAGTTGCCCAAGGTAGTGTCAAAATAGCGCCAATTAATCCATAAAATGGCACCCACCAACTTGTTAAAAATAATGTCTGATTCATTCTGGCTTTCCAAACAAATTTGTAATTTAAATGTTAATTTAAAGTGAATTAACATAATTAAACAACTAAAATAATTGCGGAATATCAATTACAATTAATTTGCTATATCATTGCTTTTAATCTACATAAACCTCTTCGGTAGTTTTTTAGCTAAAGTGAGACTATTCAGTTTTATTAAAACTTTTGTTATCTCGATCAAAGTATACTTTGTTCAAAGAACGATTCAGACGAAGCCTTTTAGACAGCGAATATTTTTCTCCTGTCATACCGCTACAGACTGAAGGTTTGGTTTTATCATTTTGTCTGATCCCAAAGTAATAAAGAAATTATAAAACAGAAGTTACACCTCTAGAAACAGAGAAACTTCAATGAAGTAAAAGCAACTAATCATGAGGTGTTAAGTTTTTTTAAAGTATCCTATTTTAAATTATAATAGAAATTAATATTGTCAAGAGAGCCAAGCTTTCCTATGCTTAATTTGGAGATGCTTTTGTAGGTTACAAATGGCATCCCCGTCAAATTTTCTGTAACAGCCTGATTGGTACTAGTTATTGCTTTAATTACATAGGAGGTCTGCGATGCCAATTGCAGTGGGAATGATTGAGACGAAGGGCTTTCCAGCAGTGGTGGAAGCAGCCGACGCAATGGTGAAAGCTGCTCGTGTTACACTTGTCGGTTACGAAAAGATTGGTAGTGCTCGTGTCACAGTGATTGTGCGAGGAGATGTTTCTGAAGTACAAGCCTCTGTTGCGGCTGGAGTTGATGCTGCAAGACGAGTAAATGGAGGTGAAGTTCTCTCAACTCACATTATTGCGCGTCCTCACGAAAACTTGGAGTACGTACTGCCGATTCGTTATACCGAAGCGGTAGAACAGTTCCGAATGTAACTTACGGAATTGTGTTTGAGGTGTGTCAGTTTTTTTTGCTAAATACATTTAAGGAGTAAAACCGATGTCAATCGCCGTCGGAATGATAGAAACATTAGGTTTCCCAGCAGTAGTAGAAGCAGCCGATAGCATGGTGAAAGCTGCTCGTGTTACACTTGTGGGCTACGAAAAAATCGGTAGTGGGCGCGTCACAGTGATTGTGCGGGGAGATGTTTCTGAAGTACAAGCTTCAGTTGCTGCTGGGGTTGACAATGTCAAGCGCGTTAATGGCGGTCAGGTGCTATCAACCCATATTATTGCCCGCCCTCACGAAAACTTAGAGTATGTTCTACCAATCCGTTACACCGAAGCAGTAGAACAATTCCGCGAAAGTACAAATGCGATTCGCCCTTACGGAAATAGAATGTGATGTAAGGCGTAATGCAAATTGCAAAAGTTCGTGGTAACGTAGTCAGCACTCAAAAAGAACCCAGTCTTCGAGGGGCAAAACTGCTTTTGTTACAACTTGTAGACGAAGAAGGAAATCCTTTACCGAAATACGAAGTTGCAGCGGACAACGTAGGTGCAGGAGTAGACGAATGGGTATTGGTGAGTTGCGGTAGTGCTGCTCGCATTGTTCAGGGAAACGAGCAACGACCGCTTGATGCTGTGGTAGTAGCGATTATTGATAGTGTCCGCGTTGAAGATCGTTTAATTTACAGCAAAAAGGATCAATACCGTTAAGTAAAGCGCTTTGGATGAACGACGAATACAGAATGACAGATACTTCGCTTGTAGGTTCTGCATTCTGAATTCTAAGTTCTGCAGTAATTAGGAGGAAATTACCGATGGTAGTCCGCAGCCCGGCTGCCCCCCCGAAACCTTGGTCAAATTCAGTGGAGCCGAAGATTGAACCAAGTGCATACGTGCATTCACTGTCTAACTTGAGTGGAGATGTAACTATTGGAGCAAATGTAGTCATTGCTCCTGGAACTTCTATCATTGCTGATGAAGGCGCTCCTTTCCATATCGGTGAAGGAACTAATATACAAGATGGTGTTGTCGTTCATGGTCTAGAACAAGGTCGCGTTATCGGGGACGACGAAAAACAGTACTCTGTGTGGATTGGGAAAAATACCTCGATTACTCACATGTCACTGATTCATGGTCCTGCTTATATCGGAGATAACTGTTTTATTGGCTTTCGTTCGACAGTGTTTAACGCCCGAGTCGGTCATGGCTGCATTATTATGATGCACGCCTTGATTCAAGATGTAGAAATTCCTGCAGGTAAGTACGTCCCTTCAGGCGCAGTTATCACGAACCAACAGCAAGCCGATTACCTGCCCGATGTTGAATCAGAAGATATGGAGTTCACCAGTCTTGTGGTGGGTATGAATGATGCCTTAAAAGCAGGATATGAACGTGCTAGCGAAAGCACTACACCAATTCGTAACGAGCTTGTCAGCACCTCAAGCTCAACTAATTCAAATGGTTCCAGCCGCAGTTTTTCTACTTCTTCTATGATGACAAGTCCTTACCTTAGCCAAGACACAGTAGCACAAGTCCGACAATTATTACAGCAAGGCTATAAAATCGGTACCGAACACGTTAATGAACGAAAATTCCGCACAGGTTCTTGGCAAAGCTGTAGTCCAATTAATACCAATCGCGAAGCTGAAGTGATCGCCGAACTCGAAGCTTGCATGGAAAATCATGCCGGCGAGTACGTGCGGATGTTTGGCATTGATCCAAAAGGCAAGCGCCGTGTAATGGAAAGCATTATCCAGCGCCCCGATGGTTCGCAAGTCGCAAAACCAGCGGCAATGGCAAAAGGAAGCAGTTACCAATCATCAGTTGGCTCGATAGCATCGAGTAGACATATAAATCAATATACAGCTTCACAAGTCCGACATTTAATTCAGCAAGGCTATAAAATCGGTACCGAACACGTTGATGAACGGAGATTCCGCACAGGTTCTTGGCAAAGCTGTACTCCAATTACTGCCAGCAGTGAATCACAAGCGATCGCCGAACTCGAAACATGTATGGCAAATCATACAGGCGAGTATGTGCGGATGTTTGGTATTGATCCAAAAGGCAAGCGCCGCGTGATGGAAAGCATTATTCAACGCCCCAACAGTAAAGAAGTACAGCCAGCTAGCTCAAGTCATAGCAGCGATCGCCAGCGGCAACCAGCACCAGCTTATAACAAACAATCATCAGCCAGTACGCGTTTACAGCCAGAAGTTGTTGAACAAATTCGTCAACTGATTGCTCAAGGCAATCGAGTCAGTGCTGAACACGTTGATCAACGGCGCTTCCGTACAGGTTCCTGGGCAAGTTGTGGACAGGTTGACAGCACCAATGCATCTGCAGCGATCGCGGCAATTGAATCATTTTTATCTGAGTATGAAGGAGAATACGTCCGCTTAATTGGTATTGATGCAAATAAGCGACGGATCTTAGAAACGATTATTCAGCGTCCTTAAACTAAGTGTCGGCTACAACAAGTGACAATTCCGTTAGACTTGTGGGTAGCTTGAACCAGCTTAGTGACATTTTATCCGGCGATCGAGGTTCCAATTCCAATGTATGTGCCGCCACTGCGTCCGCCTAATTATGATGATACCTACATCAGTGGCGAAGTAACCATTGATCCGAGTGCGGCGATCGCACCAGGAGTGCTCTTGCAAGCAAGTCCCAATTGCCAGATTATTATTGGTGCTGGGGTTTGTATTGGTATGGGTTCAATTCTTCACGCTTATGAAGGCATATTAGAAATAGAGACAGGAGCAAATTTAGGCTCTGGTGTTTTAATACTAGGCAAAGGAAAAATTGGGGCAAATGCATGTATTGGTTCCACAGCTACTATCCTTAATTCTTCTATCGAACCACAACAAGTCGTCTTACCAGGTTCGCTGATTGGAGACAAAAGTCGTGTAGTTGTGGCACACACATCTGTGGCGGGCATTGATACAATCAATGAAACCGCCTCCCTTTCTCTTGAAGAAACAAATGGTGATAATTCTCCTGCGATGAATAACTCACCGTCGTCAACGCCAGAACCTCCTGAATCTGAACCTAGTGAGACAACACCTTTGCAGCAACCTACAAGTCAAAAAGTCTATGGACAAGCACAATTAAATCGTATGCTGTCAACAATGTTTCCTTACCGCCAAGCCTTGAACCGCCCTATACAAGATGGTCAGTCTCCTTCTGATCAGCCTTAATTCTATATTCTGGTCTGTTCACATGGAGGTCTAAGATGGAGACACCAAACCAAGGATACGCTCCCAGGGAGCAGTTCAGTAAAAAAGATGATCTCCGAGAAAGTGCCTTGGGTTTAGTTTCAACTTTAAGCTTTCCGGCAATTATCCAAACTGCTGATGCCATGCTGAAGTCCTCTGAAGTGACTTTAGTAGGATTTGAGAAAATTGGCAGTGGTCACTGTACTGCGATCGTACGTGGTAAAGTTGCTAGCATTCGCTTGGCAGTGGAAGCAGGAGCACAAACAGCTGCAGAATTTGGTCAGCTTGTTTCAACGTTGGTCATACCACGACCTCTACCCAATTTGGACGTTGTTTTTCCGATTGGTAATCGCTTGTCTGATCTAGCTCAGTTTGAGCGCGACATTCGCGTTAGTAGTCAAGCAATCGGTTTATTGGAAACACGCGGTTTTCCAGTTATGGTTGGGGCAGCTGATGCCATGCTCAAAGCTGCTGACGTGAAACTCATGTCTTACGAAAAGATTGGCGCGGGACTATGTACCGCAATCATTCGCGGAGCAGTTGCCGATGTTGTGGTAGCAGTAGAAGCAGGAATGCAGGAAGCATTACGCATTGACGCAAATTCGTTAAATGCAGTGACAGTCATCCCCAGACCTTTAGATGATTTAGAGCAAAGCCTACCTCTAGCAAGCTGCTTGCTTGAAGATCAGCCTAAGCCCTTGAAACTACCAGTAGCAATTAAAGATAAAACACCCGAAGCAGAGTTGATTAAGCTACCAGATTTGGCAACTATTCCGGTAGAAATTAATCAAGCAGAAATTAATCAAGAGGAGTAAATTTTATAACGTCTATAGTACAATCTCCTTTTCTATAATGTTTGCTTGTTGGTGGAGTCAAACCGAAGTAACAGCCTTGTATCGGATTTGATTGGTACCCTGGATGCCAAAACAAGAAAAGCGCTGCACACTGATAGTATGATGAGAGTAGCATCTCTGAGTGTGGTCAAAAACCACAAACGCAGATGGGAAAGTAGTTATGGCTCGCATAGCAAACTATTTAAATGTACAACGCTGTGACAGAAGGGATCTTACGCTCTTGTTGTTGTTTTGATAATAACCGCAAATTCTTATAAAGAAAAGCCATTATTTCTAATAGTAAGAATAGAATGTGCTCTATAGATCCTCCTTGAACTTTGAAGGAGAGGGAACCTTGAAGCAAGCAACGCTTCATCAGTTAAAGGTATTTGAAGCCGCTGCACGACATGGTAGCTTTACACGGGCAGCAGAAGAATTATTTCTGACTCAACCTACTGTCTCGATGCAGGTTAAACAACTGACAAAAGCAATAGGTTTACCACTGTTTGAGCAAGTCGGTAAACGTCTTTACTTGACAGAAGCCGGCAAAGAATTATTTACGACTTGTCGAGCCATATTTGAGGAATTAGCTCAGTTGGAAATGACTGTGGCTGATCTCAAGGGCTTAAAGCAAGGACAATTACGCCTAGCCGTTATTACAACTGCTAAGTACTTTGTACCTCGTCTATTAGGACCATTTTGCCAGCGCTATCCTGGCATTGATATTGCGTTACAAGTCACTAATCACTCCGGCATTCTCGAACGATTAACGGATAATTTGGATGATTTGTATGTCATGAGCCAGGTTCCAGAACATTTAGATGTCGTGTTTCAACCGTTTTTGGATAATCCTCTTGTCGTGTTGGCACCGGTAAATCATCCTTTAGCTCATGAAAAAAATATTTCGCTCTCACGGCTTGCTGAAGAACCTTTTATTATGCGCGAACCAGGTTCAGGAACGCGTAAAGCAGTTCAACAACTCTTTGCTACACATGAAACTACAGTGAAAGTCAAGTTGGAACTAGGCAGTAACGAAGCAATTAAACAAGCGATCGCCGGTGGTTTGGGACTTTCTGTCTTATCTCGTCATACCTTGACCCCAGACGGAGCAAACAGTGAATTGAAGGTATTGGATGTAGAACATTTTCCCATTCATCGTAACTGGTACGTTGTCTATCCCAACGGTAAGCAACTCTCGGTTGTAGCGCGTACTTACTTAGAATATTTGCTCGATGCTGCTAAACAATTTTCTACTTCAGCATCGAGTTCATCAGATTAGTCTTAGAAATCTCA
The nucleotide sequence above comes from Gloeocapsopsis sp. IPPAS B-1203. Encoded proteins:
- a CDS encoding LysR family transcriptional regulator, which translates into the protein MKQATLHQLKVFEAAARHGSFTRAAEELFLTQPTVSMQVKQLTKAIGLPLFEQVGKRLYLTEAGKELFTTCRAIFEELAQLEMTVADLKGLKQGQLRLAVITTAKYFVPRLLGPFCQRYPGIDIALQVTNHSGILERLTDNLDDLYVMSQVPEHLDVVFQPFLDNPLVVLAPVNHPLAHEKNISLSRLAEEPFIMREPGSGTRKAVQQLFATHETTVKVKLELGSNEAIKQAIAGGLGLSVLSRHTLTPDGANSELKVLDVEHFPIHRNWYVVYPNGKQLSVVARTYLEYLLDAAKQFSTSASSSSD